Sequence from the Vicinamibacteria bacterium genome:
CGCCAGTGTCGCGTCCGCAAAGGCGAAGTCGAAAACGATCTGACCGCGCAGCGCATCCTCGAGGGGGACGTAGGGCTTTTCTTGCGCGGGAACGCTCCTCGTTCGCAGGCTTGTGAAGGCTCCCTCGACGCGGATCGCGTAGAGGAGCTCTTCCGAGGGGAAACGACCCGCGATCGCGCCCCCCAGCTCGCTGCACGGCATCGGTCCCTCGAGCTCGAAGACGTCGTCGGGCTGGAAGAACGTCACGGCGGCGAAGGGCGTCGTCGCGCTCGGCGGCACGCGCGTCGCGGCACCGTCCGCCGTAACTTGGAAGAATTGCCCGTCGAAGGCAACCATTTCTCCATCCAGTCGATCGAAAGTGCCGAGTCCAAAATTCCCATGGTTAGTCAGCGAGCGAAAGGAGAGCCGGCCGTCGTACCCGCCGACGAAGAGCTCGCCAAGGGTGGACACCTGGTATAGGACGTCGTTCCTGCCTCCTGGTTCCGGAGACGCGGCACCATCCACAAGAGGCATACTGGCAAAGACGAGATAGGCGACCATGCGAAAGTGACTCACCGGTGGCATTCCTTTCCCTCTGTAAGCGCAGGATGCGCTAGCGCGGTCGTGGTTCGCACCCTTCCCACGAAATTCGTGGCCCTCCCCAACGATGTACCGCAGACGGTCCTCGGCCCCCAACGAGAACGGCAATTGTAGCTCATGCGTGCTCGGCCATCCTGCGCCTTCGACAGAAAGTGGCCGGAGAGACCCGTGTCTCGGTAGCGCCCTCGGCGTGAATCTGGCTAATCTATGCCGCTTGGAGGGGAGTGACGCACAGCGAGCAACCCCCTCGGAAGGAGACGAAGTGAATTCAGATTCGAGGCGATCGTTGGGGCTCGCGTTGATCTACCTCGTCGTCACCGGCGCGCTCAGCCAGGAGGCGGTGGCACAGGTTCCGGATGCCGACTGTTTCTCGGGAAACTGCGGGGGCAGCAAGGGTATTCCGGAATGCCCCGAGGGCTACGAAGAGGTGGGCTTCGTGCTCTATGCCAACAGCAGAGCCGACGTCGCGCAGAGCTGCGAGACCATCGTCTCCTGCACCAACCTCGGTCGAAAGAGAGTCGAGGTCAACTGCCGCTTCGACTATGGGTTCAATCCCATACCGCCCGGTGGCGATCGCAAAGACGCTCTTTGCCACGCCGTAACGCCGGACGTCGCTCCCGGCGATACGAACGAGTGCGCGACCGACGCCACGGAGGCTCCGCAGTACCAGGCGGGCGGTATCTTCCTCGCGGGGGATGCCAACTGCCCGCCTTTCGAGGGCAAGGGCCTCGTCTGCGTGAAAGGTGGAAAAGCGAGCGACATCTTTTGTGAGGCACACCTGGCCTGCAACAACGGCGCGACCCTCGAGAATATCGACGTCGTTCGAAGAAAGAGCTCGAAAAAAGACTGATACCGTCGCCGACGCTCGCTTCGCTCACACGATGGAGCGTGACCGCTCCATCGTCGTCCCATGCGGGTGGCGTAAAGGGTGTATCGAGCGCATTTTCGCGTTAGGCGTGAACTCGGAGTCTATTCTCTCTACGACAGCGTGGATCTTCTCCGGGTGAGAAGCTTGCGGTACCACTCGGTTTTGTCTATTAAAAGCTGGCACGTTTCCACGCAATTCTGCGGTGCATTAATCCAGGGGACGGGACACTTGGCGCTCAAGAACGTTCGAAGCGTTGCTTCGATCCTGTTTCTGGTTCTCTCATATGCGGGACCGGCCGGCGCGCAGGAGATCACCGGGAGTCTCGTGGGCACGGTGACCGACGAGACGGGTGGAC
This genomic interval carries:
- the budA gene encoding acetolactate decarboxylase produces the protein MPPVSHFRMVAYLVFASMPLVDGAASPEPGGRNDVLYQVSTLGELFVGGYDGRLSFRSLTNHGNFGLGTFDRLDGEMVAFDGQFFQVTADGAATRVPPSATTPFAAVTFFQPDDVFELEGPMPCSELGGAIAGRFPSEELLYAIRVEGAFTSLRTRSVPAQEKPYVPLEDALRGQIVFDFAFADATLAGFWFPPDFADVNVTGFHFHALTKDRTSGGHVLDCDVLDVTVAIDQTNELQVRLGRPEARGSSRRGLHP